The Exiguobacterium mexicanum genome includes a window with the following:
- a CDS encoding cytochrome d ubiquinol oxidase subunit II: MQIQELGIAVLWTFLYGYLIVASIDFGAGFFAFYSKYTKRDHMINRLIQRYLSPTWEVTNVFFVFFFVGIVGFFPDTAYYYGTALLVPTSVVLILLAIRGSFYAFANYGSKESTFYMFLYGATGLLIPASMSTVLTVSQGGFINETESGVFFDGMKLFTNFYSWTVVFLAIVSVLYISAMFLLFYADKARDVQAVPLVRKWALFWSVPTIIASGLVFFGLKSQAAWHYESILAGNWWWFAASFIFFVVAVSFVYLKRNYGLAFLMVMGQFFMAWFGYGYTHLPYILYPYIDINGSVVNESMAVALVVVFILGLLLLVPALYLLLRLFLFDNDYVRGKRSSGKA; encoded by the coding sequence ATGCAGATTCAAGAACTAGGGATTGCCGTACTATGGACGTTTTTGTACGGCTATCTCATCGTCGCATCGATTGATTTCGGTGCCGGCTTCTTCGCTTTCTATAGTAAGTACACGAAGCGTGACCACATGATCAACCGTCTGATTCAGCGGTACTTGTCACCGACATGGGAAGTGACGAACGTCTTCTTCGTCTTCTTCTTCGTTGGAATCGTCGGGTTCTTCCCGGATACGGCCTACTATTACGGGACAGCACTTCTCGTTCCGACTTCGGTTGTCTTGATTTTGTTGGCGATTCGCGGGAGCTTCTATGCGTTCGCCAACTACGGTTCAAAAGAGAGCACGTTTTACATGTTCTTGTACGGGGCAACCGGCCTCTTGATCCCAGCCTCGATGTCGACCGTCCTCACGGTCAGTCAAGGCGGATTCATCAATGAGACCGAGTCCGGCGTCTTCTTTGACGGCATGAAGTTGTTCACCAACTTCTACTCATGGACCGTTGTCTTCTTGGCAATCGTGTCGGTGCTCTACATCAGTGCCATGTTCCTTTTATTCTACGCGGACAAAGCGCGTGACGTTCAAGCGGTCCCGCTCGTTCGGAAGTGGGCCTTGTTCTGGAGCGTGCCGACGATTATTGCCTCGGGCCTCGTCTTCTTCGGGTTGAAGTCGCAGGCGGCTTGGCATTATGAGAGCATTTTGGCAGGCAACTGGTGGTGGTTCGCCGCAAGTTTCATCTTCTTCGTCGTAGCGGTTTCATTCGTCTACTTGAAGCGGAACTACGGCCTCGCTTTCTTGATGGTCATGGGTCAATTCTTCATGGCTTGGTTCGGATATGGTTATACGCACTTGCCATATATCCTTTATCCGTACATCGACATCAACGGAAGCGTCGTCAACGAATCGATGGCGGTCGCACTCGTCGTCGTCTTCATCCTCGGATTGCTCCTCCTCGTACCGGCGCTGTATCTCTTACTTCGCCTGTTCTTGTTCGACAATGACTATGTACGCGGAAAGCGTTCGAGTGGTAAAGCATAA
- a CDS encoding cytochrome ubiquinol oxidase subunit I, with the protein MFQDPVLMSRALTALTLGFHVIFATIGVGVPLLILLAEFLGIKKKDPKYTLMARRWSRGYVVTVAVGVVTGTAIGLQLSLLWPNLMRVAGQTIALPLFMETFAFFFEAIFLGIYLYTWDRFKNPWHHMLLGIPVAVGALFSGFFITTVNSFMNQPVGFDIVDGRLANVSPLEAMFSPAMPTKMAHVLTSAILTSAFILAAIAAVQLLRQRRNQLDKLSIEYHKKGLRLTMTVALIFAIATALVGDFSGKYLAKYQPDKLAAAEWHFETSSEAELILGGWLEEDGEGGYEVRGALKIPYALSILAGGVPNYEVTGLDEFAKEDQPPLFIHYLFDAMVGIGMLLALISFLFVLGRYIKRLPQFSKPMLIAIAAGGPLAMMAIEFGWFFAEFGRQPWALYDLMRTSEAATTSANVGWMLIAFAILYAVLGVVTVLVLTRLFKDNPVGKELKQSEHRGEAMFADEV; encoded by the coding sequence ATGTTTCAAGATCCTGTCCTGATGAGCCGGGCGTTAACGGCACTCACGTTGGGTTTCCACGTGATTTTTGCCACAATCGGCGTCGGGGTTCCACTTTTAATTTTGTTGGCAGAGTTTCTAGGCATTAAAAAGAAAGATCCGAAATATACCTTGATGGCCCGTCGTTGGTCACGGGGCTATGTCGTCACAGTAGCGGTCGGTGTTGTGACGGGTACGGCAATCGGGCTTCAGCTGTCCTTACTTTGGCCGAACTTGATGCGGGTAGCCGGTCAAACGATTGCACTCCCATTGTTCATGGAAACGTTCGCGTTCTTCTTTGAGGCGATTTTCCTCGGAATTTATTTGTACACGTGGGATCGATTTAAAAACCCGTGGCACCATATGCTTCTCGGGATTCCGGTCGCGGTCGGTGCCTTGTTCTCAGGTTTCTTCATTACGACCGTGAACAGCTTCATGAACCAACCGGTCGGATTTGATATCGTCGACGGACGGCTTGCCAACGTGAGCCCGCTTGAAGCGATGTTCAGCCCAGCGATGCCAACGAAAATGGCGCACGTCTTAACGTCGGCTATCTTGACGTCGGCGTTCATCCTTGCGGCGATCGCGGCCGTCCAGTTGCTCCGTCAGCGACGGAACCAGCTCGACAAGTTGTCAATCGAGTATCACAAAAAAGGACTACGCTTGACGATGACCGTCGCACTCATCTTCGCAATCGCGACTGCTCTTGTCGGGGACTTCTCAGGGAAATACTTGGCGAAATACCAGCCGGACAAATTGGCGGCTGCGGAGTGGCACTTTGAAACCTCCTCGGAAGCTGAGCTTATCCTAGGCGGCTGGCTCGAGGAAGACGGGGAAGGCGGTTACGAAGTACGTGGCGCTTTGAAGATTCCATACGCCTTGTCCATCTTAGCTGGCGGCGTACCGAACTACGAGGTAACAGGTCTTGATGAATTCGCGAAAGAAGACCAGCCACCGCTATTCATCCACTATCTGTTTGATGCGATGGTCGGGATCGGGATGCTCCTCGCACTGATTTCGTTCTTGTTCGTCCTCGGACGCTACATCAAGCGGTTACCGCAATTCAGTAAACCGATGCTCATCGCCATCGCAGCGGGTGGTCCGCTCGCGATGATGGCCATCGAGTTCGGCTGGTTCTTCGCCGAGTTCGGTCGTCAACCTTGGGCGCTTTATGATTTGATGCGCACGAGTGAAGCGGCCACGACATCAGCGAACGTCGGTTGGATGCTTATCGCCTTTGCGATCCTGTATGCAGTTCTTGGCGTAGTCACGGTGCTCGTCTTGACTCGTCTGTTCAAGGACAACCCAGTAGGGAAAGAACTAAAACAATCGGAGCATCGCGGTGAAGCGATGTTCGCGGATGAAGTGTGA
- a CDS encoding N-acetyldiaminopimelate deacetylase yields the protein MSWAIEARRQLHLIPERGYEEFKTQATLEELIRSLNSPRVHISHWRTGLFVRVDGLVGEKTIGYRADMDGLPITEETGLEFASVHEGMMHACGHDVHMAIALGLIKRAVEKPLDHDLVIFFQPAEEGPGGAEPMAVSELFYHFRPDAMFGLHVAPEYPVGTIASRPGVLFASARELHLTIHGKGGHGAFPHAGIDAVIVQAALIMQLQTVISRNIDPMGSAVISIGKVAAGTKENIIADTAKLDGTIRALSDKEMVVLEGRIRQIIAGVEMTYNVQIDLEFGNRYHEVVNDERYLFQFEEVVEEVGYSYKTCVPAMTGEDFGYMLKQVPGFMVWLGVNDMGSGLHQSTLNPDERAIDVAIELFDHFFRTAIIK from the coding sequence ATGAGTTGGGCAATTGAAGCAAGACGGCAGTTACATTTGATTCCAGAACGAGGTTATGAAGAGTTCAAGACACAGGCGACGCTTGAGGAGTTGATCCGGTCCCTGAACTCGCCACGGGTGCATATCTCACACTGGCGCACCGGTCTGTTCGTCCGTGTCGATGGTCTTGTCGGTGAGAAGACGATTGGGTACCGAGCCGATATGGACGGCTTGCCGATCACAGAAGAGACAGGACTTGAGTTCGCCTCGGTCCATGAAGGGATGATGCACGCCTGTGGCCACGACGTTCACATGGCGATTGCCCTTGGGTTGATCAAACGTGCCGTCGAGAAGCCGCTCGACCACGACCTCGTCATTTTTTTCCAACCGGCAGAGGAAGGTCCGGGTGGTGCCGAGCCGATGGCCGTGTCGGAACTGTTCTATCATTTCCGTCCCGATGCAATGTTCGGCCTTCATGTGGCTCCGGAATATCCGGTCGGTACGATCGCCTCGCGCCCGGGTGTCTTGTTCGCGAGTGCGCGTGAACTGCATCTGACGATTCACGGAAAAGGCGGGCACGGGGCCTTCCCGCATGCCGGGATTGACGCCGTGATCGTCCAAGCTGCCTTAATCATGCAACTTCAAACGGTCATCTCACGGAACATCGATCCGATGGGAAGTGCTGTCATCTCGATCGGTAAGGTCGCGGCCGGCACGAAAGAGAACATCATCGCCGATACGGCGAAACTCGACGGGACGATCCGTGCGCTGTCGGATAAGGAGATGGTCGTGCTCGAAGGGCGTATCCGTCAAATCATCGCCGGAGTGGAGATGACGTATAACGTTCAAATCGACCTTGAGTTCGGCAATCGCTATCACGAGGTCGTCAATGACGAACGTTATTTGTTCCAGTTTGAAGAAGTAGTCGAAGAAGTCGGGTATTCGTACAAGACGTGTGTCCCCGCCATGACCGGCGAAGATTTTGGTTACATGTTGAAGCAAGTACCGGGCTTCATGGTCTGGCTCGGCGTGAACGATATGGGTTCAGGGCTCCATCAATCAACGCTCAATCCGGACGAGCGGGCGATCGATGTCGCCATCGAGCTGTTCGATCATTTCTTTCGAACAGCGATCATTAAATGA
- a CDS encoding LysR family transcriptional regulator, whose amino-acid sequence MQVSEVEVLIVLAEELNMRKAAERLFVSQPALSQRLVTIEHQWGKKIFVRSTRGLALTPDGEKIIDFAKKMYSEEQELRGELTAQQGEVYGTLKIAVASIMGQYWLPRVLKRFMERYPSVRVKLVTGWSSEMMRYMLEENFHIGIIRGNPDWRGEKMKLFSDSLHLVDMRMTDLKQLKNNERSFIQFKSDSTYYQEILEWWQERFSSPPLTTLVVDQIETCKQMALHGIGFAILPESTIRDVEAINKIPLTSSNGTPLVRDTWMLSTESMLELAQVKAFWEIVDEVTKESVE is encoded by the coding sequence ATGCAAGTATCAGAAGTGGAAGTGTTGATCGTCCTCGCCGAGGAGTTGAACATGCGCAAAGCAGCGGAGCGGTTATTCGTCTCCCAGCCCGCGCTCAGTCAACGTCTCGTCACGATCGAGCACCAATGGGGTAAAAAGATATTCGTCCGTTCGACGCGCGGGCTCGCGCTCACACCAGACGGAGAAAAAATCATCGACTTCGCAAAGAAGATGTACAGCGAAGAACAGGAGCTGCGTGGGGAGTTGACGGCGCAACAAGGTGAGGTGTACGGTACATTAAAAATCGCCGTCGCGTCCATCATGGGACAGTATTGGCTGCCCCGCGTCTTGAAACGATTCATGGAGCGGTATCCGTCGGTCCGGGTCAAACTCGTGACGGGCTGGTCAAGCGAGATGATGCGCTATATGCTAGAAGAAAATTTTCATATCGGTATCATCCGGGGGAACCCTGACTGGCGCGGCGAGAAGATGAAACTGTTCTCAGATTCGCTCCACTTGGTCGATATGCGGATGACCGATTTGAAACAATTAAAAAACAACGAGCGCTCATTCATTCAATTCAAGAGCGACTCGACGTATTATCAAGAGATTCTCGAATGGTGGCAGGAACGATTCTCGAGCCCGCCGCTGACAACGCTCGTCGTTGATCAGATTGAGACGTGCAAACAGATGGCGCTCCATGGAATCGGCTTCGCGATTTTGCCGGAGTCGACGATCCGCGATGTCGAGGCGATCAATAAGATTCCGCTCACCTCGTCGAACGGGACACCGCTCGTCCGAGATACGTGGATGTTGTCGACCGAATCGATGCTCGAGTTGGCGCAAGTGAAGGCATTTTGGGAAATCGTGGATGAAGTGACAAAGGAGAGTGTGGAATGA
- a CDS encoding disulfide bond formation protein B, with protein sequence MQRHHFAFIVATIATLGSLYFSEIMLYVPCKLCWFQRIFMYPLAIYYLTVMVSNRAVNKLFVGLMAGAGWAIALYHVVLERIPNGDAFCSNDCLIRWVNYFGFITIPLLSLIAFTLILLIQFMPTRSKR encoded by the coding sequence ATGCAACGTCATCATTTTGCCTTTATTGTCGCCACCATCGCGACGCTCGGCAGTCTTTATTTCTCGGAAATCATGCTGTACGTGCCATGCAAGTTATGCTGGTTCCAACGCATATTTATGTATCCGCTCGCCATCTATTATTTGACGGTTATGGTCTCAAACCGTGCTGTGAACAAATTGTTCGTCGGTCTCATGGCCGGGGCGGGTTGGGCGATTGCCCTCTATCACGTCGTTCTCGAACGCATCCCGAACGGCGACGCGTTCTGCAGTAACGACTGTTTGATTCGTTGGGTGAACTATTTCGGGTTCATCACGATCCCGCTGCTCAGCTTGATCGCGTTCACGCTCATCTTGCTCATCCAATTCATGCCGACACGCTCGAAGCGCTAA
- the nadE gene encoding ammonia-dependent NAD(+) synthetase: protein MQQHIIESTHVKPSINPAEEIRLRTDFLKAYVKRAGAKGLVLGISGGQDSTLAGKLCQQAMEELRQETGAEYTFYAVRLPYGEQHDEADAKRALEFIRPDKTFTVNVKPAVDASAEAFAQATGLELGDFHKGNTKARERMKVQYDIAATFGALVVGTDHAAEYVTGFYTKHGDGAADLTPLTGLNKRQGKALLHELGAHESLIYKVPTADLEDDKPGLPDEVALGMTYDQLDDYLEGKEIDPAIAERIETIFKRSRHKHHMPASLYDEWWQ from the coding sequence ATGCAGCAACATATTATCGAATCGACACATGTCAAACCATCGATTAACCCGGCCGAAGAAATTCGTCTTCGGACCGATTTTTTAAAGGCTTATGTTAAACGGGCCGGGGCGAAAGGGCTCGTCCTTGGCATCTCGGGTGGACAGGACTCGACGCTCGCCGGTAAACTCTGTCAGCAGGCGATGGAAGAGTTGCGTCAAGAAACGGGCGCGGAGTACACGTTCTACGCCGTCCGTCTTCCGTATGGGGAACAACATGACGAAGCGGATGCGAAGCGCGCCCTCGAATTCATCCGTCCGGACAAGACGTTCACGGTCAACGTGAAGCCGGCCGTCGACGCCTCGGCTGAAGCGTTCGCACAAGCGACCGGTCTTGAACTCGGTGACTTCCATAAAGGGAATACGAAAGCACGCGAGCGGATGAAAGTTCAATATGACATCGCCGCCACGTTCGGCGCGCTCGTCGTCGGTACGGACCATGCGGCTGAATATGTGACGGGCTTTTACACGAAGCACGGCGATGGGGCTGCCGACTTGACGCCGCTCACCGGACTCAACAAACGCCAAGGCAAGGCATTACTCCATGAACTTGGAGCGCATGAGAGTTTAATCTATAAAGTGCCGACGGCTGACTTAGAAGATGACAAGCCGGGACTCCCGGACGAGGTCGCTCTCGGGATGACGTATGATCAGCTCGATGACTACTTAGAAGGCAAAGAGATCGACCCGGCCATCGCCGAGCGGATCGAGACGATCTTCAAGCGGTCGCGCCATAAGCATCATATGCCAGCCTCGCTCTACGACGAGTGGTGGCAGTGA
- a CDS encoding BsuPI-related putative proteinase inhibitor codes for MKKTWLLAIVTAMILVVAACSKEEANPSDVDDTASTPPALLTLDTDVSYDAESKQLSTTVSMTNPNEEPVNVTFNSSQRFQMTVMNGDTTVFDYGSEYMFTESIIEETWEPGEKKVFDEVFPLTLEAGDYTVDFVGLAQVDGAPEMAVTDQQTLTVEAAEPPAEEGTSEEPAEEPTEEPSDQPAQTNGAFRDVAIKLNGNAIDVSGYTDVEEFEWSVSDGHNLYAQGAAEVTSGGFTFGALLDEEPPAGKTLFLEMTPIGGDVASFRIQ; via the coding sequence GTGAAGAAGACTTGGTTATTGGCCATCGTCACGGCGATGATATTGGTTGTGGCGGCGTGCAGCAAAGAAGAAGCGAACCCGAGCGATGTGGACGACACCGCGTCGACACCGCCTGCTTTATTGACGCTCGATACGGACGTGAGCTACGATGCCGAATCGAAACAACTGTCGACGACGGTGTCGATGACGAATCCGAACGAGGAGCCCGTCAACGTGACGTTCAATTCGTCGCAACGCTTTCAGATGACGGTGATGAACGGTGATACGACCGTCTTCGATTACGGCAGTGAATATATGTTCACGGAATCGATTATCGAAGAGACGTGGGAACCAGGCGAGAAGAAAGTGTTCGATGAAGTGTTCCCGCTCACGCTCGAAGCCGGGGACTATACAGTCGATTTCGTCGGACTGGCCCAAGTCGACGGTGCACCTGAAATGGCGGTCACGGATCAACAGACATTGACGGTCGAAGCGGCGGAGCCACCGGCAGAAGAGGGAACGAGCGAAGAACCGGCGGAAGAGCCGACGGAAGAGCCGAGTGATCAGCCGGCCCAAACGAACGGTGCGTTCCGCGATGTCGCCATCAAACTGAACGGTAACGCGATCGACGTGTCTGGCTACACGGACGTCGAAGAGTTTGAGTGGAGTGTGTCGGACGGTCATAACCTATATGCTCAAGGCGCGGCAGAAGTGACGAGCGGCGGCTTTACGTTCGGCGCTCTATTGGACGAAGAACCTCCGGCCGGGAAAACGCTGTTCTTGGAGATGACACCGATTGGCGGAGACGTAGCCTCGTTCCGCATCCAATAA
- a CDS encoding virulence factor produces MKLVAIEPTPSPNNLKIIVEPAFTGRGVTYDKASRDMPPIIEDIVGLRGVKSVYAVSDFLAVERHPKHDWHDVMNEIRRAFGEDVPEVEANQMAADYEPVHVSVQFVLDVPMQLKLVKGDTEKRVGLSKRFVDAALDVQAQVKNVIQDRRWVEQAPRYGELEDVSVVAQEELEAAYPEERVARIVARAFGREADYEANANQLQSDDWKARLAFLDELEIVPDNMVYFRRALEDKVMAIRRQAVVMIGMFEENREEYVTYIEQALVDSSPIVRRTAGDTVSDWALPQSQPSMIEALKDKSKLVRWRAARFLFDCGDEQAVPALKIAEDDREFEVSLQARLAKERITSGETALGTVWQQISNRTK; encoded by the coding sequence ATGAAACTAGTAGCAATTGAACCAACTCCAAGTCCAAATAACTTGAAGATTATCGTGGAGCCGGCTTTCACTGGCCGAGGCGTCACATATGACAAGGCGAGCCGTGACATGCCTCCGATTATCGAGGACATCGTCGGGTTGCGAGGGGTCAAGTCGGTCTATGCGGTTTCCGACTTCCTCGCCGTCGAACGCCATCCAAAACATGATTGGCACGACGTTATGAACGAGATTCGTCGCGCGTTCGGGGAAGACGTCCCGGAAGTCGAGGCGAACCAGATGGCGGCGGACTATGAACCGGTCCACGTATCGGTCCAGTTCGTACTCGACGTCCCGATGCAGTTAAAACTCGTCAAAGGTGACACCGAAAAACGTGTCGGTCTGTCGAAGAGGTTCGTCGACGCGGCGCTCGACGTGCAAGCACAAGTGAAAAACGTCATTCAAGACCGGCGTTGGGTCGAGCAAGCTCCGCGTTACGGAGAGCTCGAGGACGTGAGCGTCGTCGCGCAAGAAGAACTCGAGGCGGCTTATCCCGAAGAACGGGTCGCGCGCATCGTCGCCCGTGCGTTCGGTCGGGAAGCCGACTATGAAGCGAATGCGAACCAGTTGCAATCAGACGATTGGAAAGCGCGATTGGCGTTCTTGGACGAACTCGAGATCGTTCCGGACAACATGGTGTACTTCCGCCGTGCGCTCGAGGATAAAGTGATGGCGATCCGTCGACAAGCGGTCGTCATGATCGGCATGTTCGAAGAGAACCGCGAAGAGTACGTCACGTATATCGAACAGGCGCTCGTGGACTCGTCACCGATCGTCCGTCGTACGGCCGGCGATACGGTATCAGATTGGGCGTTGCCGCAGTCGCAGCCGTCGATGATCGAGGCGCTCAAAGATAAGAGCAAGCTTGTCCGTTGGCGGGCCGCCCGGTTCTTGTTCGATTGTGGAGATGAGCAAGCGGTGCCGGCATTGAAAATTGCCGAGGACGACCGCGAGTTCGAGGTTTCCCTTCAAGCTCGTCTCGCGAAGGAGCGAATCACGAGTGGAGAGACAGCGCTTGGGACGGTGTGGCAACAAATTTCGAATCGAACGAAGTAA
- a CDS encoding NADPH-dependent FMN reductase: MSKFKLVAVSGSLRKASFNTALLHSIIELGRDRFDVEIASIEMPLYNDDLIDPDEPEVVRDFKRAVREADGLLVVTPEYNHSIPGVLKNAIDWLSLEPGTPLREKPVMIAGASPGMLGTARCQIHLRQVFATNRANVLPGNEIFITHCKEKIDDTGLHDEKSRQQIDRVLSEYYNWIEFWKRQAKK, from the coding sequence ATGTCTAAATTCAAACTTGTCGCCGTGTCAGGGAGTCTTCGGAAAGCGTCGTTCAATACGGCGTTGCTCCACTCGATTATCGAGCTCGGCCGTGACCGCTTCGATGTCGAAATCGCTTCGATTGAGATGCCGCTCTATAACGACGACTTGATCGATCCGGATGAACCCGAAGTCGTGCGCGACTTCAAACGAGCTGTGCGTGAGGCGGACGGTCTGCTCGTCGTCACCCCGGAATATAACCACAGCATCCCGGGTGTGTTGAAGAACGCAATCGATTGGCTGTCGCTCGAACCAGGCACGCCGCTCCGTGAGAAACCGGTCATGATTGCCGGGGCGTCTCCGGGCATGCTCGGGACGGCGCGATGTCAAATTCATCTCCGTCAAGTATTTGCCACAAATCGCGCTAACGTTTTACCAGGAAATGAAATCTTTATCACGCATTGTAAAGAAAAGATTGATGATACTGGATTGCATGATGAAAAGTCGCGGCAACAAATCGACCGAGTATTATCGGAGTATTACAATTGGATTGAATTTTGGAAGCGTCAAGCAAAAAAATAA
- a CDS encoding alpha/beta fold hydrolase translates to MRQLVLLHGLCGSPDYFEELIPLLDAEVYALTLPGHAGTEAGPETMDQFADWVVAEMRLRELDRPIVLGHSFGGYITTNLVRRYPTELSGFGLIHSTAAADPEEAKAKRNQAIERVMEEGVHPFIDTMIPGVFAADSDTSLIERAKQIGYEMSKEGVMSAQLAIRDRADETETVRETGLPGLFLYGDKDPNMDADRAFLGAEHHTKQTVPSSHMGMMEEPELEARLINDWLKEVRHV, encoded by the coding sequence ATGAGACAACTTGTGCTGTTACACGGTTTATGTGGGTCACCTGACTACTTTGAGGAACTTATCCCGTTGCTTGATGCGGAAGTATATGCGCTGACGCTGCCAGGTCATGCTGGAACCGAAGCAGGACCTGAGACGATGGACCAGTTCGCGGATTGGGTGGTCGCCGAGATGCGGCTCCGAGAACTCGACCGGCCGATCGTGCTCGGCCATTCATTCGGCGGCTACATCACGACAAACCTCGTCCGCCGTTATCCGACCGAGTTGTCGGGATTCGGTTTGATCCACTCGACGGCAGCGGCTGACCCGGAAGAAGCAAAAGCCAAACGCAATCAAGCGATCGAACGAGTGATGGAAGAAGGGGTCCATCCGTTCATCGATACGATGATTCCCGGCGTGTTTGCGGCTGATTCCGACACTAGCTTGATTGAACGCGCGAAACAAATCGGGTATGAGATGTCGAAGGAAGGGGTCATGTCTGCCCAGCTCGCGATCCGCGATCGGGCCGACGAAACGGAGACCGTGCGTGAAACGGGATTGCCCGGACTATTCCTCTATGGAGACAAGGATCCGAACATGGACGCGGATCGTGCTTTTTTAGGCGCAGAACATCACACGAAACAAACCGTCCCAAGCAGCCATATGGGGATGATGGAGGAGCCTGAATTAGAAGCGCGACTCATCAACGATTGGCTTAAGGAGGTGCGACATGTCTAA
- a CDS encoding GNAT family N-acetyltransferase, with protein MWGLKKSFPELITSRFILRELEPRDARALYVILSTEEVMRYYGSDPLLAVYEAKNVIAYFKDQFQQGKAIRWAICDRETNELVGTIGFHNWTPQYFRAEIGFEVAPNHWRRGVAHEAASAVIRHGFDEFKFHRISALVAPENEGSNRLVQKLGFTEEGLLHDYAYSHGRFMDLTMYRLLKEEWNEREER; from the coding sequence ATGTGGGGGTTGAAAAAAAGTTTTCCTGAACTCATAACGAGTCGGTTCATTTTAAGAGAACTCGAACCCCGTGACGCGAGGGCGCTCTATGTGATTCTCTCGACCGAGGAAGTGATGCGCTATTACGGGTCTGACCCTTTATTGGCCGTATATGAGGCGAAGAACGTTATCGCTTATTTCAAAGACCAGTTTCAACAAGGCAAAGCGATCCGCTGGGCGATCTGCGACCGTGAGACGAACGAACTGGTCGGGACCATCGGCTTTCATAACTGGACGCCCCAATACTTTCGTGCCGAGATCGGCTTTGAGGTTGCGCCAAACCACTGGCGTCGCGGCGTCGCGCATGAGGCGGCATCGGCCGTCATCCGGCACGGGTTCGACGAGTTCAAGTTTCATCGCATCTCGGCGCTCGTCGCCCCGGAAAACGAAGGGTCGAACCGGTTGGTGCAGAAGCTTGGATTCACGGAAGAGGGGCTACTTCATGATTATGCCTATAGTCATGGCCGTTTCATGGACTTGACGATGTATCGTCTCTTGAAAGAGGAATGGAATGAGAGGGAGGAAAGATGA
- a CDS encoding nucleotidyltransferase family protein encodes MNEWEQKIQALLDGSVEELLVPKDDFLTVRSLLIDKGWMFEVVGEAKHGGVTIYRKNKQSASS; translated from the coding sequence ATGAACGAGTGGGAACAAAAGATCCAAGCACTACTCGACGGTTCGGTCGAAGAGTTACTCGTGCCAAAAGACGATTTTTTGACGGTCCGCTCGCTGTTGATCGACAAGGGCTGGATGTTTGAAGTCGTCGGGGAAGCGAAACACGGGGGCGTCACAATTTATCGGAAGAACAAACAAAGCGCGTCCTCTTAA
- a CDS encoding phosphatase PAP2 family protein — MTPRSNMLAITGAISFVLFSVVVVLGWVVPVDRFVTSTLDPLAGPLFVYVTELGSVKVLIGLSFIGMLYFLWRGDRFEAFRLPIVVITTLLVTQGLKLIYGVDRPSIDAALDATTYSFPSGHASGSLALYGLLAVLVYRRNETVAGLILLVTLTLAVSFSRVILNVHYFSDVIGGWLVALVIVAGSEMVRRKQI, encoded by the coding sequence ATGACACCGCGCTCAAACATGTTGGCGATCACCGGGGCGATCAGTTTCGTGCTCTTCTCGGTGGTCGTTGTTTTAGGTTGGGTGGTGCCGGTTGATCGCTTCGTCACGTCTACGCTTGACCCGCTCGCCGGTCCGCTGTTCGTCTATGTGACCGAGCTCGGCAGCGTGAAGGTATTGATCGGCCTGTCGTTTATCGGCATGCTTTATTTTTTGTGGCGGGGCGACCGGTTCGAGGCGTTTCGTTTACCGATTGTCGTCATTACGACGCTACTTGTGACGCAAGGGCTGAAACTCATCTATGGTGTCGACCGGCCGTCGATCGATGCGGCGCTCGACGCGACGACGTACAGTTTCCCAAGCGGTCATGCCTCAGGGTCACTCGCGTTGTATGGACTGCTCGCCGTATTGGTCTATCGACGGAATGAGACCGTCGCCGGCTTGATTCTGCTCGTCACACTGACGTTGGCCGTCTCGTTCAGCCGGGTCATCTTGAACGTCCATTATTTTAGTGACGTCATCGGAGGCTGGCTCGTCGCCCTTGTCATCGTGGCGGGGTCAGAAATGGTAAGGAGGAAACAAATTTGA